The following are from one region of the Vanessa atalanta chromosome 5, ilVanAtal1.2, whole genome shotgun sequence genome:
- the LOC125064342 gene encoding endocuticle structural glycoprotein SgAbd-5-like, protein MIALRLFILASAIAMLAAQEASSPPPAHIITEKTIVRQNGYDFEFQTSDGVSRKEEAELITVGDHQGIGVKGSYSYLAPDGQQYIVSYTADDKGFKPQIRIGSSSDQ, encoded by the exons ATGATCGCTttg aGACTCTTTATTCTAGCGTCAGCTATAGCAATGTTGGCAGCTCAAGAAGCCAGTTCACCTCCCCCAGCTCATATAATCACCGAAAAGACAATCGTTAGACAAAATGGCTATGACTTTGA GTTTCAGACGAGTGACGGCGTGTCACGTAAGGAGGAAGCTGAGCTAATCACTGTGGGAGATCACCAGGGCATCGGAGTGAAAGGCTCGTACTCGTATTTAGCTCCCGATGGGCAACAATATATCGTCTCCTACACAGCTGATGATAAGGGCTTTAAGCCACAAATTCGTATCGGTTCCTCAAgcgatcaataa
- the LOC125064247 gene encoding LOW QUALITY PROTEIN: larval cuticle protein 65Ab1-like (The sequence of the model RefSeq protein was modified relative to this genomic sequence to represent the inferred CDS: inserted 1 base in 1 codon) — protein sequence MRPANAHIGDSLYKRRSYETVGTFGXIACPGNHLQHLSPDISRCLFLVVVLFAVGISVASPVVENQSRPQVLSYEMDTGNMPNSYNFHYNTSDGSSRTEEGNMIDTGMGAPALDVLGAVRWFDEKGNQYEMTYKAGRRGYRTIIKKIS from the exons ATGCGGCCAGCCAACGCGCACATCGGGGACTCTTTATATAAAAGGAGATCTTACGAAACCGTTGGCACATTCG CTATAGCCTGTCCAGGAAATCACCTGCAACATCTCTCACCGGACATTTCAAGATGCT TATTTCTT GTTGTGGTGTTATTTGCGGTGGGTATATCAGTTGCTAGTCCAGTCGTCGAAAACCAATCCAGACCTCAAGTATTAAGCTATGAAATGGATACAGGAAATATGCCAAATTCTTATAATTTCCA CTATAACACCAGCGATGGCTCTTCTAGGACAGAGGAAGGAAACATGATAGATACAGGAATGGGCGCCCCCGCTCTGGACGTGTTAGGCGCTGTCCGTTGGTTCGATGAAAAAGGAAATCAATACGAAATGACGTACAAAGCCGGAAGAAGAGGGTATAGAACTAtcataaagaaaatatcatag
- the LOC125064245 gene encoding endocuticle structural glycoprotein ABD-5-like — protein MMKITIFAVAALALACALPQDQPQAQPVQIVKQDSEVSENGYNFEYETSDGTSRQEQGDYKNDTEQQGLSVKGSYKYVAPDGQIISVTFVADKNGYQPTEIKDGDKPAQS, from the exons ATGATGAaaatt ACAATTTTTGCCGTGGCCGCTCTTGCATTAGCGTGCGCTTTGCCTCAAGATCAACCTCAGGCGCAACCTGTGCAAATAGTCAAGCAAGATTCCGAAGTTAGTGAAAACGGATACAACTTTGA atatgaGACAAGTGATGGAACTTCAAGGCAAGAACAAGGCGACTACAAAAACGATACTGAACAGCAAGGTCTCTCTGTAAAGGGCAGTTACAAGTATGTTGCTCCTGATGGACAGATAATCTCCGTGACTTTCGTTGCTGACAAAAACGGTTACCAACCCACCGAAATTAAGGACGGAGACAAACCTGCACAATCTTAA
- the LOC125064343 gene encoding uncharacterized protein LOC125064343: MTFKMIYFVGLILLANSLSCFPNRTPKKESSCNWPYITRCLTNFKPIFDFKPYFPVLGLNLNKDNDNKQMNRMPFSFPVIKENERSDFSNNEKQDSLHVNADQSSKNISEDKIYKVTTTNPKSKNIIDNDFIVFNTETSTGSEINTEYTTYYENDNTITTTEEQDVTTEELSFRLSDLPPAVIASFLG; encoded by the exons ATGACGTTTAAAATG ATATACTTTGTAGGTTTGATATTGCTTGCTAATAGTTTATCATGTTTTCCTAATCGAACGCCGAAAAAAGAATCTTCGTGCAATTGGCCCTATATAACGAGATGTTTGACTAATTTTAAAcccatttttgattttaaacc GTATTTTCCAGTTTTAGGTCTAAACTTAAATAAGGATAAcgataataaacaaatgaatcgCATGCCCTTTTCTTTTCCTGTAATTAAGGAGAATGAACGCTCAGATTTTAGCAATAACGAAAAGCAGGATTCCCTTCACGTAAACGCTGACCAATCATCGAAAAATATATCtgaagataaaatttataaagtaacgaCTACAAATcctaaaagcaaaaatattattgataacgatttcattgtatttaacaCGGAAACTAGTACTGGTAGTGAGATAAATACAGAATATACTACTTACTACGAAAACGATAATACAATAACTACAACTGAAGAACAAgat gtaACTACTGAAGAATTATCGTTTAGGTTATCGGATCTTCCACCAGCAGTGATAGCATCATTTCTGGGataa